TTACAACGCCTTTCTAATATCTACAATGGTATTACCTACAAACTAATCCTGACGGTAAGTTGATAAGAAGTTAGCCAGCTTGTTGATCGCAACCGTTAACTCTTCAACACGCGGTAAAAATACTACGCGGAAGTGATCAGGGCGAGCCCAGTTAAAACCAGTGCCTTGTACAATCAATAGCTTTTCTTGTTGTAACAGATCTAATGCAAATTTCTGATCGTCTTTGATATTGTACATTTCCATATCAATTTTCGGGAACAGATACATTGCACCTTTTGGTTTTACACACGTGATACCCGGAATATCATTTAACATCTTCCAGGCTAAATCTCGTTGTTCCAATAAACGACCGCCTGGTAGAATCAATTCATTAATACTTTGATAACCACCTAGCGCTGTTTGTATCGCATGCTGCATCGGTACGTTTGAACACAGACGCATAGACGCCAACATTTCTAATCCGGCAATATAGTCTTTAGCAAGATGCGTCGCACCACTTAATACTAACCAACCAGAGCGGAAACCGGCAATACGGTACGCTTTAGACAAGCCATTGAAGGTAACAATCAGAATATCTTGTGCCAGCGTACACATAGGCACATGCTCAACACCGTCATATAAGATCTTGTCATAGATTTCATCTGCAAAAATAATCAGCTTATTCTGACGCGCCACTTCAATCACTTCGAGCAAGAATTCTTTGCTGTATACAGCACCCGTTGGGTTGTTCGGATTGATTAACACAATACCTTTGGTATTTGGTGTGATCTTGGCTTTAATATCATCCAGATCAGGGTACCAATCAGATTCTTCATCACAAATATAGTGCGTTGCTTTACCACCCGAAAGGGTAATTGCCGCTGTCCACAATGGATAATCCGGTGACGGTACTAACACTTCATCGCCGTTGTTTAGCAATGCCTGCATCGACATCATGATTAATTCTGAAACGCCATTACCCAGATAAATGTTGTCAATAGACACATTCAGTAGACCTTTCTGTTGATAATGTTGCATCACTGCTTTACGCGCAGAGTATAGCCCTTTTGAGTCACAATAACCTTGGCTCGATGGCAGGTTATGAATAACGTCTTTTACGATTTCCTCTGGGGCTTCAAAACCAAATGGGGCGGGATTCCCGATGTTTAATTTGATTACTCGATGACCTTCTTCTTCTAAGCGATTCGCTTCTTTTAATACTGGTCCACGTATGTCGTAACACACGTTATCTAACTTATGAGATTTTTCTATTGAGTACATCCCGGCTCCAACGCTGTAAATATGTAAATTATTTTTCTTTCTGCAATAAAAGTAACGTATATAAGGCATTGTTGGAAGTGATATTTGACGTTCAGGTCGATTTATTGTTGCGTCATTGTTAATTAACTCGGTTCGGGTGTAACATTGTCAGTAATAGTTACCAAGTTACGGTGATTTTGTGAGAATGTTGTTATAATACAGCAGTTAAATTCAATGTTAATAGAAGCAAGGAAAGCGCATGAGTCAGCAGTTAAACCCAGCAAAAATGAGTGGATTAGAGATACTACAAGCAATGGCGGAAGGAATATT
This Moritella sp. 5 DNA region includes the following protein-coding sequences:
- a CDS encoding pyridoxal phosphate-dependent aminotransferase translates to MYSIEKSHKLDNVCYDIRGPVLKEANRLEEEGHRVIKLNIGNPAPFGFEAPEEIVKDVIHNLPSSQGYCDSKGLYSARKAVMQHYQQKGLLNVSIDNIYLGNGVSELIMMSMQALLNNGDEVLVPSPDYPLWTAAITLSGGKATHYICDEESDWYPDLDDIKAKITPNTKGIVLINPNNPTGAVYSKEFLLEVIEVARQNKLIIFADEIYDKILYDGVEHVPMCTLAQDILIVTFNGLSKAYRIAGFRSGWLVLSGATHLAKDYIAGLEMLASMRLCSNVPMQHAIQTALGGYQSINELILPGGRLLEQRDLAWKMLNDIPGITCVKPKGAMYLFPKIDMEMYNIKDDQKFALDLLQQEKLLIVQGTGFNWARPDHFRVVFLPRVEELTVAINKLANFLSTYRQD